One Candidatus Hydrogenedentota bacterium DNA segment encodes these proteins:
- a CDS encoding GxxExxY protein, which yields MIERVLGAAIAAHAELGPGLFETIYEHALLIELEERGVSAKNQVPINVVYKGRDLGIGFKADIIVDGQLLLELKAVEELNDIHMAQVITYLKLLGIKRGFLLNLNEKLLKDGVKRISI from the coding sequence TTGATCGAACGAGTACTCGGCGCAGCCATTGCCGCGCACGCCGAGCTTGGGCCTGGGCTTTTCGAGACAATATATGAACACGCACTGCTCATTGAACTGGAAGAGCGGGGTGTTTCAGCGAAGAACCAGGTACCGATTAACGTCGTTTACAAGGGCAGGGACCTTGGAATCGGCTTTAAGGCGGATATCATTGTGGACGGGCAGTTGCTTCTCGAACTCAAAGCCGTAGAGGAACTTAATGATATTCATATGGCGCAGGTGATTACTTACTTGAAGCTTTTGGGTATCAAACGAGGATTTCTGCTGAATCTTAATGAAAAGCTGTTAAAGGACGGCGTGAAGCGAATCTCAATTTGA
- a CDS encoding zinc metallopeptidase, with product MRWKGRRASANVEDRRSMRGPGLAGGGIGTLVIIGLMLYMSGGDPTVLLESGLLEEQLGGGQILDGPVSPQDDERAEFVKVVLADTEDVWHALFQQAGDDYIEPRLVLFRGRVQSGCGGASAAVGPFYCPADQQVYLDLQFFDELHQRFGAAGDFAQAYVIAHEIGHHVQKLIGTSDEVHTEQQRLDEVEGNRLSVRLELQADYLAGVWAHHIQKTKQVLEPGDIEEALDAANAIGDDRLQQQSQGTVVPDSFTHGTSAQRIRWFREGFESGDFRAADRLFTEGYKQL from the coding sequence ATGCGTTGGAAAGGACGGCGCGCGAGCGCGAATGTCGAGGACCGGCGGTCGATGCGGGGGCCGGGGCTGGCGGGCGGCGGCATCGGCACGCTGGTTATCATCGGGCTGATGCTGTACATGAGCGGCGGCGACCCGACGGTGTTGCTCGAGTCGGGCCTGCTCGAGGAGCAACTCGGGGGTGGGCAGATTCTCGACGGGCCGGTCAGTCCGCAGGACGACGAACGCGCGGAGTTTGTGAAGGTCGTGCTTGCGGACACGGAAGACGTGTGGCACGCGCTGTTCCAGCAGGCGGGCGACGACTACATTGAACCACGACTCGTTCTGTTTCGCGGGCGCGTGCAGTCCGGTTGCGGCGGCGCGAGCGCGGCGGTGGGGCCATTCTATTGTCCAGCCGACCAGCAGGTCTATCTCGATCTTCAATTCTTTGACGAGTTGCACCAACGATTTGGCGCGGCGGGCGATTTCGCGCAGGCGTATGTCATTGCGCACGAGATTGGGCACCACGTGCAGAAACTCATCGGCACGAGCGACGAAGTCCACACGGAACAACAGCGCCTGGACGAAGTGGAAGGGAACCGGCTTTCCGTGCGGTTGGAGTTGCAGGCGGACTATCTCGCGGGCGTGTGGGCGCACCACATTCAAAAGACGAAGCAGGTGCTCGAGCCTGGCGACATCGAAGAAGCGCTCGATGCGGCAAACGCAATCGGCGACGATCGTTTGCAGCAACAAAGCCAGGGAACTGTGGTGCCCGATTCGTTCACGCACGGAACGTCCGCGCAACGCATTCGTTGGTTTAGGGAGGGGTTTGAATCCGGCGATTTCCGCGCCGCGGATCGGTTGTTTACGGAGGGGTACAAGCAGCTATAG
- a CDS encoding type II toxin-antitoxin system HicB family antitoxin, translated as MIKLPYSLVIEATDEDDFFGFYSPDLEGFAGIGHSIEDCVFRARAGMAEHVQIMREQGQQVPDQNSNPTILIQNQPAMALH; from the coding sequence ATGATCAAGTTGCCGTATTCACTCGTAATTGAAGCCACGGATGAGGACGATTTCTTTGGTTTCTATTCGCCCGATCTTGAAGGCTTCGCGGGCATAGGCCACTCCATAGAAGATTGTGTATTTCGCGCCCGGGCGGGAATGGCCGAACACGTACAAATTATGCGCGAGCAGGGACAGCAAGTGCCCGATCAAAATTCAAATCCAACGATTTTGATTCAGAACCAACCCGCGATGGCACTCCATTAA
- a CDS encoding 3-hydroxyacyl-CoA dehydrogenase/enoyl-CoA hydratase family protein, with product MRDIRRVAVLGSGVMGGAISAHLANCGIPSVMLDIVPPNLDEKDKANRKKRNSIADGSKANLLKIKPSPIYSKGVLELIETGNFEDDMHRVAEADWIIEVVKEDLAIKKKVFEQVKKHRRPGTITTTNTSGIPIASMLDGMDDDFKKHFFGTHFFNPPRYLKLLEIIPHPGTDKAVIAFMADFFENVLGKGVVYAKDTPNFIANRILTFGCQYIVHEMTKDGLSVEEVDAVTGPAVGHASSATFRTFDLVGLDTYLNVLGNVANNCPNDERLDLMVAPEWLKKMVEKGLLGAKSGSGFYKATKEKDEKGKRIILGLDLNTLEYRAPIKPRFECTGAVRNAETIEEKIKIMNNGTDKGAVFAWKCFANTAIYAANRIPEIADDIVNIDNAVRWGFAWEIGIFESWDVLGFDEVCARMEKDGLKLPPIVAAMKSAGAKSFYKRENGKQLYFDLASKSYKSVPRNPNEISLASVKASGGVVKENESASLIDLGDGILCAEFHTKMNAIDTDLGLILQDGVNLLNEGTFEGMVVGNQGPHFCAGANIFVVLGEAMQENWKAIDEAVNGFQQINQAMRFCRKPVVSAPHHYTLGGGTEICQHTAKAVIAGETYGGLVEVGVGLVPGGGGCKEMLRRALAYLPAGVEDTDPLPYLRRAFENIATAKVSTSGGEYVELGYLTDDNPIVASFDQQIKRAKDVCLGLNKMGYRPPKPASLVAFGEPMRAAFRVALYGFKLGGFASDHDVLIAEKIAHILTGGDRAPGTKITEQDVLDLEREAFLSLVGTEKTQQRIQAMLTTGKPLRN from the coding sequence ATGAGGGACATACGGCGGGTCGCGGTGTTGGGGTCGGGGGTGATGGGGGGCGCGATTTCGGCGCACCTGGCGAATTGCGGGATTCCGAGCGTGATGCTGGATATCGTGCCGCCGAACCTCGATGAAAAAGACAAGGCGAATCGAAAGAAGCGGAACTCGATTGCGGACGGGAGCAAGGCGAATCTGCTGAAGATCAAGCCGTCGCCGATTTATTCGAAGGGCGTGCTCGAACTCATCGAGACGGGAAACTTCGAGGACGACATGCACCGCGTGGCGGAGGCGGACTGGATCATCGAGGTGGTGAAGGAAGACCTGGCCATCAAGAAGAAGGTCTTCGAGCAGGTGAAGAAGCACCGCAGGCCGGGGACGATCACTACAACGAACACAAGCGGCATTCCGATTGCCTCGATGCTTGACGGGATGGACGACGATTTCAAGAAGCATTTCTTCGGCACTCACTTTTTCAATCCGCCGCGGTACCTGAAGCTGCTCGAGATCATTCCGCATCCGGGCACGGACAAAGCGGTCATCGCGTTCATGGCGGATTTCTTTGAAAACGTACTGGGCAAGGGCGTGGTGTACGCGAAGGACACGCCGAATTTCATTGCGAACCGCATCCTCACGTTTGGCTGCCAGTACATTGTGCACGAGATGACGAAGGACGGGCTTTCCGTTGAGGAAGTCGACGCGGTCACGGGCCCGGCGGTGGGGCACGCGTCGTCGGCGACGTTCCGCACCTTCGATCTCGTGGGACTCGACACCTATCTCAACGTGCTGGGAAACGTCGCGAACAATTGTCCTAATGACGAGCGGCTCGACCTGATGGTGGCGCCGGAGTGGTTGAAGAAGATGGTCGAGAAGGGCCTGCTGGGCGCGAAGTCCGGCAGCGGGTTCTACAAGGCGACGAAGGAGAAGGACGAGAAGGGCAAGCGCATTATTCTTGGCCTCGACCTGAACACGCTCGAATACCGCGCGCCAATCAAGCCGCGTTTTGAGTGCACCGGCGCGGTGCGCAACGCGGAGACGATCGAAGAGAAGATCAAGATTATGAACAACGGCACGGACAAGGGCGCCGTATTTGCCTGGAAGTGTTTTGCGAACACTGCCATCTACGCGGCGAACCGCATTCCCGAGATTGCGGACGACATCGTGAATATCGATAACGCCGTGAGGTGGGGCTTCGCGTGGGAGATCGGCATTTTCGAGTCGTGGGACGTGCTCGGCTTCGACGAGGTCTGCGCGCGCATGGAGAAGGACGGCCTGAAGTTGCCGCCGATCGTCGCGGCGATGAAGTCCGCCGGCGCGAAGTCGTTCTACAAACGTGAGAACGGCAAACAGCTCTATTTCGATCTCGCGTCGAAGTCGTACAAATCGGTGCCGAGGAATCCGAACGAGATTTCGCTCGCGAGCGTGAAAGCCTCCGGTGGCGTGGTGAAGGAAAACGAGAGCGCGAGCCTCATCGATCTCGGCGACGGCATCCTCTGCGCCGAGTTTCATACCAAGATGAACGCGATCGACACGGACCTCGGATTGATATTGCAGGACGGCGTGAACCTGTTGAACGAGGGCACGTTCGAGGGCATGGTTGTTGGGAACCAGGGGCCGCATTTCTGCGCGGGCGCGAACATCTTCGTGGTGCTCGGCGAAGCGATGCAGGAAAACTGGAAAGCGATCGACGAGGCGGTGAACGGGTTCCAGCAGATCAACCAGGCGATGCGGTTCTGCCGCAAGCCGGTCGTGTCCGCGCCGCACCACTACACGCTCGGCGGCGGCACGGAAATCTGCCAACACACGGCGAAGGCGGTCATCGCGGGCGAGACCTACGGCGGGCTGGTGGAGGTCGGCGTTGGGCTGGTGCCCGGCGGCGGCGGGTGCAAGGAAATGCTGCGGCGCGCGCTGGCGTATTTACCCGCGGGAGTCGAGGACACCGATCCGCTGCCGTACCTGCGCCGCGCGTTCGAGAACATTGCGACCGCGAAGGTGAGCACGAGCGGCGGCGAATACGTCGAGTTGGGCTACCTGACCGACGACAACCCGATCGTTGCGAGTTTCGACCAGCAAATCAAGCGCGCGAAGGACGTGTGCCTCGGCCTGAACAAGATGGGTTACCGCCCGCCGAAGCCTGCGTCGCTCGTCGCCTTCGGCGAACCCATGCGCGCGGCCTTCCGCGTGGCGCTCTACGGATTCAAACTCGGCGGCTTTGCGAGCGACCACGATGTACTCATCGCCGAGAAGATCGCGCACATCCTCACCGGCGGCGACCGCGCCCCGGGAACGAAAATCACCGAACAGGATGTTCTCGATCTTGAACGCGAAGCATTCCTGAGCCTGGTCGGCACGGAAAAAACGCAGCAACGGATTCAGGCCATGCTGACAACAGGCAAGCCGCTAAGAAATTGA
- a CDS encoding DNA-binding protein, translating into MSNVAPVVVICDAGPLIHLDELNALDLLADFDRILAPNSFCSEVRRHRPTVFTQKSVSIRCVAPPESAASAAVRLGRLLSLHQGEIDALALAKSTENSLLLTDDNAARLAATNLSIRVHGTLGVLLRAVRRGQRSRSAAVELLHDIPFRTTLHIKRDLLLDAIKALE; encoded by the coding sequence GTGAGTAATGTCGCACCGGTCGTCGTTATATGCGACGCGGGGCCGTTGATTCACCTCGACGAGTTGAACGCGCTGGATTTGTTAGCCGATTTTGATCGGATATTGGCGCCAAATTCATTTTGCAGCGAAGTCCGTCGCCACCGTCCGACTGTCTTTACACAGAAATCTGTATCGATACGTTGTGTAGCACCTCCCGAATCTGCGGCAAGCGCTGCCGTCAGACTGGGCCGTCTCCTGTCTTTGCATCAGGGCGAAATAGATGCACTTGCACTCGCAAAATCGACGGAGAATTCGCTGTTGCTCACGGACGATAACGCAGCGCGACTAGCGGCCACCAACCTGAGCATCCGCGTGCACGGGACACTTGGAGTACTGTTGCGCGCCGTTCGACGCGGGCAGCGCAGCCGATCAGCGGCAGTAGAATTGCTTCATGATATTCCCTTCCGCACCACGCTTCACATCAAGCGCGACCTCCTATTGGACGCAATTAAAGCTCTCGAATAG
- a CDS encoding MBL fold metallo-hydrolase: protein MRQTDRMRCAAGTLAFSALFLLAGCGGGQPAPTPTPPKPPDLAAQSELFRKGVEKVADGIYVAIGFGLANSILIEGDDGVIVVDTLEGRPQAEAVKAAFDGITSKPVKAVILTHNHADHVFGGAVFTGGDPNVPVIAHESTASHIDRIINVVRDDIYVRSMRMFGQLLPPVDEANSGIGMRLDYRPENIALARPTQTFSDTLDITIAGVRFHLVHAPGETPDQIVVWLPDKKVLLPADNVYQAFPNLYTIRGTSYRDVMEWVDSIDRMRDFDAEFLVPSHTRPVAGKEAVADVLTAYRDAIQYVHDQTVRGLNQGKTPDELVATVKLPANLANHPWLGQYYGTVAWSVRGIYDGYLGWFNGDATTLNPSEPTERARKLADALALGKPISEQAKSALAAKDYQWAAELAREWTRVEPDSVEARDTLADCFRALGAAQSNANARNYYLTQALEWRGDLEVEPNDPSSVPDSFIDELPIDGFMRGLAVRLNPEAAKDANTLVQFSFTDIATDYTVHVRNCVAEVRKRTVANPAMKITTTAKTWKRIASKKTNPAGAYASGEIQVDGGVANVIAFLRYFER from the coding sequence ATGCGGCAGACCGATCGAATGCGTTGCGCCGCGGGAACTCTCGCGTTCAGTGCACTGTTTCTCCTTGCGGGCTGCGGGGGTGGCCAACCCGCGCCGACCCCAACTCCACCAAAACCGCCCGATCTCGCCGCGCAATCCGAACTGTTTCGCAAAGGTGTCGAGAAGGTTGCCGACGGAATCTATGTCGCAATCGGATTCGGGCTTGCCAATTCGATCCTGATCGAAGGTGACGACGGGGTCATCGTCGTCGACACGCTCGAAGGCCGCCCGCAGGCGGAAGCGGTGAAAGCCGCATTCGATGGAATCACCTCGAAACCGGTGAAGGCCGTCATCCTCACGCACAATCACGCCGACCATGTGTTTGGCGGTGCGGTGTTCACCGGCGGCGATCCGAACGTCCCCGTGATCGCGCACGAGTCCACCGCATCGCACATCGACCGCATCATCAACGTCGTCCGTGACGACATCTACGTGCGCAGCATGCGGATGTTCGGACAGTTGTTGCCGCCCGTAGACGAAGCGAACAGCGGCATCGGCATGCGGCTCGACTATCGGCCCGAGAACATCGCGCTTGCGCGGCCTACGCAGACATTCTCGGACACGCTCGACATCACGATCGCCGGCGTCCGCTTCCATCTCGTTCACGCGCCCGGCGAGACGCCCGACCAAATCGTCGTGTGGCTGCCGGACAAGAAAGTGCTGCTGCCCGCGGACAACGTGTACCAGGCGTTCCCGAACCTGTACACGATTCGCGGGACATCGTACCGCGACGTGATGGAGTGGGTGGACAGCATCGACCGGATGCGCGACTTCGACGCGGAGTTCCTCGTGCCGTCGCATACGCGGCCGGTCGCCGGTAAAGAAGCCGTAGCGGACGTGCTCACTGCGTACCGCGACGCGATTCAGTATGTTCACGATCAGACGGTCCGCGGGCTCAACCAAGGCAAGACGCCGGATGAACTGGTTGCGACCGTCAAACTGCCAGCGAACCTCGCGAACCACCCGTGGCTCGGTCAGTATTATGGAACCGTCGCGTGGTCCGTACGCGGCATCTACGATGGATATCTCGGCTGGTTCAACGGAGATGCGACAACGCTAAATCCATCGGAACCAACCGAACGCGCGCGAAAACTTGCCGACGCGCTGGCGCTGGGAAAGCCAATCTCGGAACAGGCGAAGAGTGCCCTCGCCGCGAAGGACTACCAGTGGGCCGCGGAGCTTGCACGGGAATGGACGCGCGTGGAGCCGGATTCCGTCGAGGCGCGCGACACGCTCGCGGATTGTTTCCGTGCGCTGGGAGCGGCGCAATCGAACGCAAACGCGCGCAATTATTACCTGACGCAAGCGCTCGAGTGGCGCGGCGATCTCGAAGTCGAGCCGAACGATCCCTCGAGCGTGCCCGATTCGTTCATTGACGAACTGCCCATTGACGGATTTATGCGCGGCCTAGCCGTTCGGCTGAATCCCGAAGCGGCGAAGGACGCCAACACACTCGTTCAATTCTCGTTCACGGACATCGCGACGGATTACACCGTACACGTGCGCAACTGCGTCGCGGAAGTCCGCAAGCGCACTGTCGCGAACCCAGCGATGAAGATCACGACGACGGCGAAGACGTGGAAACGGATTGCGAGCAAGAAGACGAACCCTGCAGGCGCGTATGCGTCGGGCGAAATTCAGGTCGATGGCGGCGTCGCGAATGTGATCGCGTTTCTACGCTACTTCGAGCGGTAA
- a CDS encoding thiolase family protein translates to MNDVYVVSGARTAVGKANRGTLVNYRPDDMAAEVIKAAVERAGIKPEQVQDVVLGCAIPEQAQGMNMARIAALRAGMPDTTSALTINRFCSSGLEAMVIAAAKISSGLFDIAIGGGAESMSMVHGPGARPAPNPYLTKNYPEIYIAMGNAGDNVARDFRMTRQELDEWALMSNQRAVAAIDLGKFKDQIVPLQVPVNGKTITFDTDEGPRRDTTMEGLLALKPAFAASPELGFHTAGNSSQMSDGAAACVLMSEKGLKETGAKPLAKLIGYNVAAGSPKYLGPAQLTAIPKAIEIAGIKLSEVGLFEINEAFASVVKLVVRELKLDPEKVNVNGGAIALGHPLGCSGAKLSVQIIDEMRKRGVKYGVVTMCIGGGMGAAGVFELCE, encoded by the coding sequence ATGAACGATGTATACGTGGTATCCGGTGCGCGGACGGCGGTGGGCAAGGCGAACCGCGGGACGCTGGTGAATTACCGTCCGGACGATATGGCGGCGGAGGTCATTAAGGCGGCGGTCGAGCGCGCGGGCATCAAGCCGGAGCAGGTGCAGGATGTCGTGCTCGGCTGCGCGATCCCGGAGCAGGCGCAGGGCATGAACATGGCGCGGATCGCGGCGTTGCGCGCGGGGATGCCGGACACGACGAGCGCGTTGACCATTAACCGCTTCTGTTCGTCCGGGCTCGAAGCGATGGTCATCGCCGCGGCGAAAATCAGCAGCGGGCTGTTCGACATCGCGATCGGCGGCGGCGCGGAGAGCATGAGCATGGTGCACGGCCCCGGCGCCCGGCCTGCGCCGAATCCCTACCTCACGAAGAACTATCCCGAGATTTACATCGCGATGGGCAACGCGGGCGACAACGTCGCGCGCGATTTCAGGATGACGCGCCAGGAACTCGACGAGTGGGCGCTGATGAGCAACCAGCGCGCCGTCGCGGCAATCGACCTCGGCAAGTTCAAGGACCAGATCGTTCCGCTGCAAGTGCCGGTGAACGGGAAAACGATCACGTTTGACACTGACGAAGGCCCGCGCCGCGATACGACGATGGAGGGGTTGCTCGCGTTGAAGCCCGCATTTGCGGCGTCGCCGGAACTCGGTTTTCACACCGCCGGCAATTCGAGTCAGATGAGCGACGGCGCGGCGGCCTGCGTGCTCATGAGCGAGAAGGGTCTGAAAGAAACCGGCGCGAAACCGCTCGCAAAGCTCATCGGCTACAACGTCGCTGCCGGTTCGCCGAAGTACCTCGGCCCCGCGCAATTGACTGCAATCCCAAAAGCCATCGAGATCGCGGGTATCAAACTCAGCGAGGTCGGCCTCTTCGAGATTAACGAAGCCTTTGCGTCCGTAGTGAAGTTGGTCGTGCGCGAACTCAAGCTCGATCCGGAGAAGGTCAACGTCAACGGCGGCGCAATCGCGCTCGGGCACCCGCTCGGCTGCTCCGGCGCGAAGCTCTCCGTCCAAATCATCGACGAAATGCGCAAACGCGGTGTGAAGTACGGCGTCGTCACCATGTGCATCGGCGGCGGGATGGGCGCGGCGGGCGTGTTTGAGTTGTGCGAGTAG